Genomic DNA from Chloroflexia bacterium SDU3-3:
CCCCTGGCACCCGAGGGTGCAAATTGTCGAGCCAGAAACTCTGTAGCTGTTGGGTCTGCCGCGAGGGCGAGACCTTCAGATGGTCGCGGGTGTTGATTGAGCAACTTCGCTAGTCTACCACAGTCAGCCGTTCTTGTCAAATCGACTGGCGGTGGGTCCGACGGGCGTTTGGTCGCTCGTGAGCAACCGGCGTAGCATACCACCGTTGGTCGTTTGTGTCAAACGGGCCATTCGGCTCGGTGCGCGGCGCTGTTTGGTTGTTCGGGTTCCGGGCGGCACCGCCGCTCGCAACGAGGCGTACTATAGCACTCCACCGCGATGCTGTCAAATCGGCGTAAGGCGGGCCTTTTATCATCTCTACCGATCTGCGACAATCTAGGCTATGCTTAAAGCACGTTTGGCCGAGACTTTCGCTTTTTGAAACCCGAACGGCGGTGATCGTGCAGCTTCTTAATTCTCTGAAGGCGTGGGTCAAAGGGCAGCCCGCCTACTACGCGGCGCGGCGGCGGCTGGTCGAGCTTTCCACGCGGCATATCGCGGGACCGACCGCTAGCGCATCCGCCGAGGATGCGCTGGTGGTGGTATGCTTGGTGCGCAATGGCGAGCTGTTTGTCCGATCGTTCATAGAGCACTATATCGCCCTAGGCGCACGCCAGATAGTGCTTCTAGTCAACCGGCCCTCCGATCAAACCGTTGAGATCGCCCGCCGCTACCAGCAGGTCTCGATCCTGCGCTGCGACCTGCCGTTCAAGCGGTTCCAGTTCGACATGCGCGAGGCGATGGTGCGGCGCTACAGCAGGCGCGGCTGGGTGCTGTACGCCGATATCGATGAGCACTTTTACTACCCCCACGCCGACAGGCTGCCGATCCGCGAGCTGCTGCGCTACCTCAACCAGCACGGCTACACCGCAGTGGTCGCGCAGATGCTCGATATGTTCTCGGGCGACGCGCTCCAGGCGCACCGCAGCAGTG
This window encodes:
- a CDS encoding glycosyltransferase family 2 protein; its protein translation is MISTDLRQSRLCLKHVWPRLSLFETRTAVIVQLLNSLKAWVKGQPAYYAARRRLVELSTRHIAGPTASASAEDALVVVCLVRNGELFVRSFIEHYIALGARQIVLLVNRPSDQTVEIARRYQQVSILRCDLPFKRFQFDMREAMVRRYSRRGWVLYADIDEHFYYPHADRLPIRELLRYLNQHGYTAVVAQMLDMFSGDALQAHRSSVDDRLADFYQFYDLSAIEKYEYSSRYTGKNTASNPAIKIHMGGIRKLLFGAECLLIKHPLMLMTPDMVAFDGTTHDIRNARVADFSCVLLHYKFISALPEQTVSAIQEGQYWQGSAEYRLYHKVLEHSPNLSIRQPSSLQLRSADDLIDQGFMVVSPAYEDWVRREQQG